The following coding sequences are from one Nicotiana tomentosiformis chromosome 3, ASM39032v3, whole genome shotgun sequence window:
- the LOC138906915 gene encoding uncharacterized protein, whose protein sequence is MGLNETYLPFKRNILMIKPLPSISTAYGILLSDEKQRQVSSISQFPSNSASFNAGVPKQPFPSKVTSSPQWSSIICKYYKKPGHSIKKCYKLHGFPQNFKFTKGIAPRRTASHVEVQSPVNSDEIGNAGGPAMHTESEQLYTLPGLTKDQYSQLITLLQQSHLSDSPTTPNLLASANFAGPFTKEASGAR, encoded by the exons ATGGGGCTCAATGAGACTTACCTTCCATTCAAAAGAAATATCTTGATGATAAAACCCCTTCCATCTATAAGTACAGCTTATGGGATTCTACTAAGTGACGAGAAACAAAGGCAAGTATCTTCCATTTCTCAGTTTCCTTCAAACTCTGCTTCTTTTAATGCTGGAGTGCCGAAGCAGCCTTTCCCCTCCAAGGTCACTTCCAGTCCTCAGTGGTCCTCTATCATTTGCAAGTACTATAAGAAACCAGGGCATTCTATTAAAAAGTGCTACAAGCTACATGGTTTtcctcaaaatttcaaattcacTAAAGGTATTGCACCTAGGAGAACTGCATCACATGTTGAAGTTCAATCTCCTGTTAACTCTGATGAGATTGGAAATGCTGGTGGTCCTGCCATGCATACTGAGTCTGAGCAGCTTTACACTTTGCCTGGGTTGACCAAGGATCAATACTCTCAGTTGATCACTCTGCTTCAACAGTCTCACCTCTCTGATTCTCCTACTACTCCAAACCTTTTGGCTTCTGCAAATTTTGCTG GGCCCTTCACTAAAGAAGCCAGTGGTGCTAGGTAG